TTGCGCGAAAGAACGAAAAGCTCCTTACCAACTACAAGAACAGCATTGACAAGTTCCTTTTGAGGATCTCTGAGATGGAGCTTTCCGAGGAGGAAGCGCAGACAGTCATAAACCATATGTCCGTTGCCCACTGCCTTGACCGGATGGGCTATTTTTCGAGGAGAATGGCTGAGGTTTACCGGAGAATGGACAGTGATGGCGTGCAAATGTCCGCTGAAGCCACCAAAAAGCTGGATGCGATACTGAGCGCAAATGTCTTGCTCTACAAGGATTCCTTGAAGGAGCTTAAGTCCGGCAATGGAAGCCCGGCTTTTGTTTCAAACTTGCCTGGACGGGTTATAAAAATCAAGAAAATGATACGGTCTGCAAAGCTCTCTCACTTTGACCGGGTGAAGAAGGGAATCTGCCCTGAGGGAGCAGGAATCCACTATATCGATGCCCTGAACGTTTTGTCAAACATGAAGCACCAGACAAGAAACCTGGCCGAGGCAATGGTTTCGAGCGGAGGGCCCGAGCTTGTCCCGGAGCATGAGTACAGCGTAGTTAGTGCGATAGGAGGTGTTTTCGAAGGAGTGGGAAAAATTGGCAAAAAGGCAAAAAACACGCTTAAAAAGCCAAAAAATAAAGCAGCAAAAAGGAAAACGGCAGCCAAAAATCCTTTTTAAATTGTATGTTGGGTTTATATTATGCTAGAAGGCGCAAAAGGAAAGCTGGTTTCGTTTTTAGGCCAGTGCAAAAGGATAATGACAATTGCCACCAAGCCATCAAAAAGCGATTATCTTTCCTTATCCAAGGTTGTTGCAGCAGGTGTTGCCCTGATAGGGGCTTTGGGCTTTTTGCTGTACCTTTTGTTCAATCTGGTTATAACGAGATTTTTTTAGTTCCAGGCGATTCTTTTGAGCAGAAATCAAGCCAGAGTTATTTCAATTTTGCAACAATAAACAGATGGTCTCTTTCGTAAGGGTCAAGCTCCACAGTTTCAATTATCTCGAAAGTGTCCTCCATCTCCCGGACCGCTTCCTGGCAGATTTCCTTTACGCTCCGGACTGAATCGATTGCCTTTGCCTTAAGGGCAAGAACTACGATTCCACCCTCTTTCAGGAACATTTGGGCGTTTCGTTTCAGGATTGCAACCTGGTCTTTCTGGGCAATGTCTTCGTAAACAAGGTCAACAGGGCCAATCCAGCCGTAATTTTCGGGAAAGCGGGCATCTTCGACAAGGGGGATTATGTTTTGCTTAGCCCTGGCTTTTTTCAGAAGGTCAGGAATCACCTTTTCCGAAACCTCAACGCCGTAGATTCTGCCCTTTTCGCCGACAATGTTCGAGAAATGGGAAATGGTTGTCCCGTGGGCGGCTCCCAGGTAGAGTATTGTCTGCCCCTCTTTGACGGGGAAATTGTTTAGCCCCTTCATAATGGCAGCTGCTGGCTTTGATGAGTAGGGGTCCCAGTACTCCTTGCTTTTGCCTTTTGTGAATAGTTTCTGGTTTTCCCTTAAAACTCCTGGAAAAATTGGCTTCATAACAATTTCTTTGCAGAAAAATAACTAATGTAAAGTATATATATTTCACAGTTGTAACTACATTATGGGTGTAGGTTTTGAATTGGAGGGAACCCTACGGCATTTTCTGCCCTTTGGGGTGAGAGAAATGGTTGGTGGGGGCATTCTTTATCTGGGTGACCAAGGAGACCCTATTAGCAGGTCTTGGGCAATTCCTTATATAGGGAGAGTGCCAAGCTCAATTGGCAGACGGGTGGACCAGGATGTAACCTATCAAATGAAGGTCAGTGATGCAGGGAAGGGTCTTATGTTATCTCAAGAAATATACTTTCCTCAAGGGAATCCAGAGTATCATAAAGCGAGCTTGTCGATGGGACTTGCTTCAGATCTGCTTTCCGGGTTCTTTTCAGAGAGGCCAGCCCTCTTGGAAATAGAGACTGGGCAGGAGTTGTTTCTTGATCCCACAACATTCAATTTGCCATTTTCAGCAACAAATATACAGATGGCTTCGGAGGCACAATATCCAATAAAAATCCGGACCTAATCAAAAGAGAGCTTTCAGAGTTTGCTTGAATTATATCCCATGATTTTTAACTATGTGGGCGCTACTGTCGATTCAGTGGTTCAGATGATTGGTCGGATTGGGCAGGACGAGCAGGACCTCTTCGTCAGGCAGTTTTTCTCGGTTCTCTTTGAAGAAGGCCTATTCCTTTTGCCTGTTCTTCAGCGCCCGATTCGAGAGTTTGTTGCCTCTAGGCGGCTTCACAGAGTTTCGGTACCACCAGTACCAGGACACAAAAATGAGGGCCAGGAAAACGAACTCCCACAGGAAGTAATGCACAAATCCAAATAATTCATAGTTTACCGTTCCAATCCAGATGGAAGTAAATGCCCTGAACGTATTGTAGATGTAGAGTGGTATAAGTAGCCAGAGCGCCTTTGCCCTTTTTGCTGCCTCTATTCCGGGTGGGAGCATGACAAGGGCAAAAAAGAGATATAGCTGCCGCCATCCTGTGCAGTCAAAAGCCAGGACAGATGAAAAATTGGCGGTGCTTATGGTGTAGCCAAATGTCTCGAACTGCACTCCGGCAATTTTCAGCAAAAGCGTCACCTGCTGGAAAAGCAGTTCCTGAAGAGGCCTGAATTCAAAATGAATGTGTGAAAGAATAATTAAAGGCAAAATCAAAATAATTGCTCTTGCAATTGTCTCTGTCCTTTTATTTACCTGCG
This genomic window from Candidatus Aenigmatarchaeota archaeon contains:
- a CDS encoding protein translocase SEC61 complex subunit gamma, with the translated sequence MLEGAKGKLVSFLGQCKRIMTIATKPSKSDYLSLSKVVAAGVALIGALGFLLYLLFNLVITRFF
- a CDS encoding fibrillarin-like rRNA/tRNA 2'-O-methyltransferase: MKPIFPGVLRENQKLFTKGKSKEYWDPYSSKPAAAIMKGLNNFPVKEGQTILYLGAAHGTTISHFSNIVGEKGRIYGVEVSEKVIPDLLKKARAKQNIIPLVEDARFPENYGWIGPVDLVYEDIAQKDQVAILKRNAQMFLKEGGIVVLALKAKAIDSVRSVKEICQEAVREMEDTFEIIETVELDPYERDHLFIVAKLK
- a CDS encoding exosortase/archaeosortase family protein, translated to MRKGTEKVQRKNPQVNKRTETIARAIILILPLIILSHIHFEFRPLQELLFQQVTLLLKIAGVQFETFGYTISTANFSSVLAFDCTGWRQLYLFFALVMLPPGIEAAKRAKALWLLIPLYIYNTFRAFTSIWIGTVNYELFGFVHYFLWEFVFLALIFVSWYWWYRNSVKPPRGNKLSNRALKNRQKE